Genomic segment of Dongia rigui:
CCGCGTTGAAAGAGGCGCGGACACGTGGCGCCGCCACGGTCGGCATCGCCTGCAATGCCGGTGCGCCGATCTTCGATGGCGTCACAGTTGCCGTGGTGCTGCCGAGCGGTGGCGAGGTTCTGGCGGGTTCGACCCGCATGGGCGCCGGAACGGCACAGAAGGCGGCGCTCAATCTGCTCTCGACCTTGACGGCGATGAAACTTGGCCATGTGCATGACGGCATGATGGTCAATGTGCGTGCCGAGAACGCGAAGCTGCGCGAGCGCGCGGCGGTCATCGTTTCGCGTATCGCCGGTGTCGATGTGGCATTGGCGGCGGAAAAGTTGAAGCTGGCCGACTACGAGCCGAAGCTTGCCATCCTGCTTGCCGCTGGTGCGGCTGATATCGCGGAAGCGAAGCGGCTGATTGCGGAATCGAAAGGACATTTGCGCCCGGCGCTGGCCTGGCTGGGCGCGTCGCCACGACAAACGGCGAGCGCTGCAGGCACCAAGTAGAATGAAAAAAGGGAGGTACAACATCATGCCACGTAACCATTTCCGCAGCACGATCCTGGGGTCTACGACCCTGGCGATCGGCCTCATCCTTTCTTCGGCGGCCTTTGCCGAAGATGTGACGCTGACGATTGAGAGCTGGCGCAATGACGATCTGCCGATCTGGCAGGAGAAGATCATCCCGGCCTTCGAGAAGGCCAATCCGGGTATCAAGGTCGTCTTCTCGCCGACGGCACCCACCGAATACAACGCGGCCCTCAACACCAAGCTCGACGCCGGCACCGCAGGTGACCTCATTACCTGCCGCCCGTTCGACGCCTCGCTGGAGCTCTTCAAGAAGGGGCATCTGACCAGCGTCAACGATGTGGCCGGCATGGACACCTTCAACGCGGTCGCGAAATCGGCCTGGAGCACGGATGACGGTGCCACCACCTTCTGCGTGCCGATGGCTTCGGTGATTCACGGCTTCATCTACAACAAGGATGCCTTCGCCAAGGTCGGCGTCGACGTGCCGAAGACGGAGGAAGAATTCTTCGCCGCTCTGGAGAAGATCAAGAAGGAAGGTTCCTATGTGCCGATGGCCATGGGCACTGCCGACCAGTGGGAAGCGGCCACCATGGGCTATCAGAATATCGGCCCGAACTATTGGCATGGTGAAGACGGCCGCAAGGCGCTGATCGCGGGCAAGGAAAAGCTCACCGATGCCGATTGGGTCGCCCCCTATCAGACGCTGGCGCGCTGGGCCGATTATCTTGGCGATGGCTACAAGGCACAGACCTATCCGGACAGCCAGAACATGTTCGCCCTTGGCCGTGCCGCGATCTATCCCGCCGGCTCCTGGGACATCTCGGTCTTCAACACCCAGGCCGAGTTCAAGATGGGCGCGTTCTATCCGCCGGTGAAGAAGGAAGGGGATACCTGCTACATCTCCGACCATGCCGACATCGCCATGGGCGCCAATGCCAAATCGGCGCATCCGGAAGAGACCAAGAAGTTCCTGGCCTGGCTGACCTCGGCCGATTTCGCCGACATCTATGCCAATTCGCTGCCGGGTTTCTTCAGCCTCTCCAACCACGAGGTGAAACTGCAGGATCCCCTCGCCCAGGAATTCGTCAACTGGCGTGGCACCTGCAAGACGACGATCCGCTCGACCTATCAGATCCTGTCGCGCGGCACGCCGAATCTCGAGAACGAGACCTGGGGTGCGTCGGCCAATGTGATCAATGGCAGCGAGACGCCGGAAGCCGCCGCCAAACGGCTGCAGGACGGTCTCGACAGCTGGTACAAGCCGGCCCCTTAAGGGCTTAACCGGAGCGGGACGGGCTTCCATGGCGGAAGCCCGTCTTTCTCTGTAGCCTCATCCCCCATGAGCGAACCCGTTCACATCCGCCGCCCGCGGCGCTGGCACATTGCCGTCTTCCTGGCGCCGGCCTTGCTGGTCTACACCATCTTGATGGTGGTGCCGCTGGCCGAAACCCTGCGCCTGTCGCTCTTTACCGAGCAAGACCAGGTCAGGAGCTTCGCGGGGCTCAGCAATTTCGCGACACTCTTTGGCGATCCGCGCTGGGCCCAGGCGTTCTGGAATGCGCTCCTCAACAACATCGAATTCTTCTGCATCCACATGGCGGTGCAGAACCCGGTGGGCATCGCGCTGGCGGCCCTCCTCAGCGTGCCGCGTCTGCGCGGGCGCGCTGCCTATCGCACGACGATCTTCATGCCGACCATGCTGTCCTTCGTCGTCATCGGCTTCATCTGGAAGCTGATTTTGAGCCCGCTTTGGGGTGTTACGCCCAGCATCATGGCGGCGGTCGGCCTGAAATGGCTGTTCGGTCCTTGGCTCGGGCAGGAGGATACGGCACTCATCGCCGTTTCATTGGTCTCAGTCTGGCAGTATATCGGCATCCCGATGATGCTGATCTATGCAGCCCTCCTGTCGATTCCCGAAGAAATCATCGAGGCGGCGGAATGCGACGGCCTCATCGGCGTGGCGCAGTTCTGGAAGATCAAGCTGCCCCTGATCATGCCCGCCATCGGCCTCATTTCTGTGCTGACCTTCGTCGCCAATTTCAACGCCTTCGACCTCATCTATGTGAGCCAAGGGGCACTCGCCGGGCCGAATTTCGCGACCGACATTTTGGGCACCTTCCTCTATCGCACCTTCTTCGGGCACCAGCTGCAGCTGGGTGACCAGCATATGGGGGCCACCATCGCCACGGTGATGTTCCTGATCATCCTCAGCGTCGTCGCCTTCTATCTCCTCGTCATCCAGCGGCGCATGCGTCGCTATGAGTTTTAGGGGGTGGCGCGATGGCACAGATTCCCGTCTTCCGCATGCGCCGCGCCGTGGTTCACGGCTTGCTGGGGGGCTATACGCTGATCGCGATCCTGCCGGTCCTGCTCATCATCATGAATTCCTTCAAGGACCGGAAAGCGATTTTCAATCACCCGCTGGCGCCGCCGGGGCCAGCCACGTTCAGTCTCATCGGCTATGAGACGGTGCTGAAGCAGGGTGACTTCCTGTCTTATTTCCAGAACAGCCTGATCGTCACGGTCGGCTCGCTGTTCTTCATTCTGCTGTTCGGGGCGATGGCATCCTTCGCCCTCACCGAGTATCGGTTCCGCGGCAATGTCTTCCTGGGGCTTTTCCTGGCGCTCGGTGTCATGGTGCCGATCCGCCTCGGCACCATCGGGATCCTGGAAATGATGGCGAAATCCGGTCTCGTCAATTCGCTCTTCGCCTTGATCCTGGTCTATACGGCGCAAGGCCTGCCGCTGGCCTGCTTCGTGCTTTCCGAGTTCATGCGCACGGTCTCGGCTGATTTGAAGAATGCGGGTCGCGTCGACGGGCTGTCTGAATATGTCGTGTTCTTCCGCCTGGTACTGCCGCTGGTGCGGCCGGCCATGGCGACGGTGGCGATCTTCTCGATGATTCCGATCTGGAATGATTTGTGGTTCCCGCTCATCCTGGCGCCCGCGGAAGGCACCAAGACCATCACGTTGGGGACCCAGGTCTTCATCGGCCAGTTCGTCACCAATTGGAACGCCGTGCTGGCGGCACTCACCTTGTCGCTGACACCGGCGCTGATCCTCTATCTCATCTTCTCGCGCCAGCTCATTCGCGGCCTGACGGCAGGAGCGGTGAAATGACAAAGCCCTTGCGCGTTCTCGTGGTCGGTCTCGGCAATATGGGCTTGAGCCAAGCCCAGGCCTATCACGCCAATCCCGGTTTCGAGATCGTCGGGCTTGCCAACCGGTCGGCGGTGACGTTGCCGGCAGCTCTTCAAAGCTATCCGCGCTTTGACAGCTTCGAGGCCGGCCTTGCGGCCGCGAAGCCGGATGTCGTTTCGATCAATACCCATACCGACAGCCACGCCGAATACGCCATCAAGGCGATGGAGGCGGGCGCCCACGTATTCCTCGAGAAACCGCTGGCAGCAACGGTCGCCGAGGCCGAGCGCGTGGTGGCTGCTGCCACCAGGTTCAGGCGCAAGCTGGTGATCGGCTATATCCTGCGGCATCACCCGTCCTGGATCGAATTCATCCGCCGTGCCCGTGACCTCGGCGGCCCGTTCGTGATGCGCATGAACCTCAACCAGCAATCCAATGGGGCCGAATGGGCGGTGCATAAGCGCCTGATGCAGACAACCTCGCCCATCGTCGATTGCGGCGTCCACTATATCGACGTCATGTGCCAGATCTGCGATGCCAAGCCCATCGAGGTGCGGGGCATGGGTGTGCGCCTCAGCGATGAGGTGGCGCCAGACATGTATAATTACGGCCATCTGCAGGTGCTGTTCGAAGATGGCTCCGTTGGCTGGTATGAGGCGGCCTGGGGGCCGATGATCTCGGAAACCGCCTTCTTCGTGAAGGATGTGATGACGCCCAAGGGTTGCGTCTCCATCGTCATGAAAGAAGGCGCGCGCTCGGCCGACATGGAAACCCACACCAAGACCTCGACCATACGCACGCATTGGTCCGAACGCGATGCGCAGGGGCGGTATCTGCGGGCGGATGAGGACCAGGCCATGGCTGACGAGCCAGGGCACCAGGAGCTCTGCGATCGTGAGCAGGCCTTCGTGCTGAAGGCGATCCGCGAGGATCTGGATCTGACGGCACATATGGCTGAGGCCGTGAAGTCTCTGGCCGTCGTGCTGGCGGCGGACAGAAGCGTGCGCGACGGTGTCGCGGTGAAACTCTAAGGCGAAAGGTCGGCATCCCGTGGGTTCACTCAAGCTCAAAGGCGTGCGCAAGAGCTTCGGCAAGTTCGAGGCCATCAAGGGCGTCGATCTCGACATCGCCGATGGCGAATTCGTCGTCTTTGTCGGCCCTTCAGGTTGCGGCAAGTCGACCCTGCTGCGCGTGATTGCGGGGCTTGAGGAGCATTCGGAGGGTAATGTCGAAATCGACGGCCGCATCGTCGACGCGCTGCCGCCGGCCAAACGCGGTATCGCCATGGTGTTTCAGACCTACGCGCTCTATCCGCATCTCTCGGCCCGCGGCAATATGGAACTGGCGCTGAAGCAGGAGGGAGTCGCGCGGAGCGATATCGATGCGCGTGTCACCGAAGCCTCGCGCATGCTGGCCCTCGACCAATTGCTTGACCGGCGGCCGGCGGAACTGTCCGGCGGCCAGCGCC
This window contains:
- a CDS encoding Gfo/Idh/MocA family oxidoreductase, giving the protein MTKPLRVLVVGLGNMGLSQAQAYHANPGFEIVGLANRSAVTLPAALQSYPRFDSFEAGLAAAKPDVVSINTHTDSHAEYAIKAMEAGAHVFLEKPLAATVAEAERVVAAATRFRRKLVIGYILRHHPSWIEFIRRARDLGGPFVMRMNLNQQSNGAEWAVHKRLMQTTSPIVDCGVHYIDVMCQICDAKPIEVRGMGVRLSDEVAPDMYNYGHLQVLFEDGSVGWYEAAWGPMISETAFFVKDVMTPKGCVSIVMKEGARSADMETHTKTSTIRTHWSERDAQGRYLRADEDQAMADEPGHQELCDREQAFVLKAIREDLDLTAHMAEAVKSLAVVLAADRSVRDGVAVKL
- a CDS encoding ABC transporter substrate-binding protein — protein: MPRNHFRSTILGSTTLAIGLILSSAAFAEDVTLTIESWRNDDLPIWQEKIIPAFEKANPGIKVVFSPTAPTEYNAALNTKLDAGTAGDLITCRPFDASLELFKKGHLTSVNDVAGMDTFNAVAKSAWSTDDGATTFCVPMASVIHGFIYNKDAFAKVGVDVPKTEEEFFAALEKIKKEGSYVPMAMGTADQWEAATMGYQNIGPNYWHGEDGRKALIAGKEKLTDADWVAPYQTLARWADYLGDGYKAQTYPDSQNMFALGRAAIYPAGSWDISVFNTQAEFKMGAFYPPVKKEGDTCYISDHADIAMGANAKSAHPEETKKFLAWLTSADFADIYANSLPGFFSLSNHEVKLQDPLAQEFVNWRGTCKTTIRSTYQILSRGTPNLENETWGASANVINGSETPEAAAKRLQDGLDSWYKPAP
- a CDS encoding carbohydrate ABC transporter permease, with amino-acid sequence MSEPVHIRRPRRWHIAVFLAPALLVYTILMVVPLAETLRLSLFTEQDQVRSFAGLSNFATLFGDPRWAQAFWNALLNNIEFFCIHMAVQNPVGIALAALLSVPRLRGRAAYRTTIFMPTMLSFVVIGFIWKLILSPLWGVTPSIMAAVGLKWLFGPWLGQEDTALIAVSLVSVWQYIGIPMMLIYAALLSIPEEIIEAAECDGLIGVAQFWKIKLPLIMPAIGLISVLTFVANFNAFDLIYVSQGALAGPNFATDILGTFLYRTFFGHQLQLGDQHMGATIATVMFLIILSVVAFYLLVIQRRMRRYEF
- a CDS encoding carbohydrate ABC transporter permease yields the protein MAQIPVFRMRRAVVHGLLGGYTLIAILPVLLIIMNSFKDRKAIFNHPLAPPGPATFSLIGYETVLKQGDFLSYFQNSLIVTVGSLFFILLFGAMASFALTEYRFRGNVFLGLFLALGVMVPIRLGTIGILEMMAKSGLVNSLFALILVYTAQGLPLACFVLSEFMRTVSADLKNAGRVDGLSEYVVFFRLVLPLVRPAMATVAIFSMIPIWNDLWFPLILAPAEGTKTITLGTQVFIGQFVTNWNAVLAALTLSLTPALILYLIFSRQLIRGLTAGAVK
- a CDS encoding N-acetylmuramic acid 6-phosphate etherase, yielding MLGRQTEEVSAAASGIDTWPDQRALAEMLAGQGRGVAAVEGALPALAAAAELLAARMADGGRLIYVGAGSSGLIAKLDALELPATFGIPPSRALALIAGGAASFEHLNGAAEDDPQLARLDIASVDVAATDVVVGISASGSTIYTCAALKEARTRGAATVGIACNAGAPIFDGVTVAVVLPSGGEVLAGSTRMGAGTAQKAALNLLSTLTAMKLGHVHDGMMVNVRAENAKLRERAAVIVSRIAGVDVALAAEKLKLADYEPKLAILLAAGAADIAEAKRLIAESKGHLRPALAWLGASPRQTASAAGTK